In Rhizobiaceae bacterium, the sequence CTCATACCTTTTTCGCGGGCTTCCGCTCCGCGCCGTCGCGCTTCGGAAATGGGGTCGCCGCCGTCCGGGCTGGAGGAGATATCCGACGGCGGCTTGCCAGCGGCGGAATCTTCTGAGGAAGACCTGCCGCGGTCGGAGCCGCTGGGGGCGGACGGCTCCGATTCATGTTCGATGACCTCGCCGGTGTCCGGATCGGCGTCCGTTTCGTCGGCGATCTGGTCCAGTCTGTCGGCGAGAGATTTCGGGCGTCTTTCCTGGGCCTCGTCCTTCGCGCCCTTCATGTCGTAGAGTTCGTCGTCGCGGCGGATAAGGTCATCGAGGTCAGTCGACATCGGCAGCACCTTGGAATGCCGCTTGGCCACCGTCTTGCGCGCCATCTCGGCCCAATCGGTCGACCATGGCGTGGACTTGACGTACCCGCCTTTGAACGCTTTCCAGCCGTCCGACCGGTCGCGGATCGCGTTGATCTCGCTGGTCGACATGACCTCGTAGGATTTCGAGCCGTCTTTCAGCACGCAGACGGAATAGGCGCCGACGGGCTCGCCGCGATCCTGCTTTAGATCGTAGGTGTGATTGATCTGCGGCGCGTCTCCCAGCTGGAACTGAAAGAAGTCGTTGGCGTAGACCACGTGGGCGTCCCATGTGGATATCTCGCCACTGTTGCGCGCCTTCTTGCGCACGCCGGCGATCATCGGCTGCCAGGTTATCGAGAAGCTGTTCTTCGACTTGCGCAGCACGAGCGCGCCCTCGCGGCCGTCCGGCAGCAAGCCATCCTGCGCCGCCTTCATCGAGGCGTTGAAAAGCTCCTTCCGAGGCGCTTGCAAAAGCTGAGGATTGTTCTGGATCGCGGTCATGACGACGCGCGCGAAGCGCTCGACGGGGATATGGGCAGGCAGGACGGCCTTGAACTGGTCGCCCATCTGATCGAACTGGTGACGGACCACATCGATCTCGCGTGGACCTTTGGCTTCAACGACTGCATTCATGGCGTGTTTCTCCTGTTGCCGCCGTTCACCGCAGCTGGGCTTTGCTGGATTGGAAGATTTCGACGCCGGTCAGCGGTACCGTGTTCCGGTTCGCGCGGATGTGCGCGCGGATCGCCTTCTCGATGACGTCGATGCCAATGTGAGCGCGCAGCGGGCCATTCAGGTCGACCTTGGCGATGTCGACGATGCGGAAGTCCCACTGCTTGCGTTCGCTGATCGTGCCGGCGTCGGTGCGCACCGGCCCCGTCGCCGCGCCGAGAGCTTGAGCCTCGAGGTGCTTGGCCTTGTGTTCGGCCTTTTCGGCCTCCTGAAGCGCGACGTCGGCAATTACGCCTTCGGCCGACGCAGCAGCCTCGTCGAGTTTGCGCTGGGCTTCCTCGCGCGCCTTGGCGGCGGCCTCGGCGGCGGCCTTCTGCGCGGCGGCGCGTTGCGCGTCGGCATAGGCGCCAGCAAGACTTTCCGCCGCGTTTTTGATCCTCAGGCAGCGGGCATGAAGGCTCTCCGGGTGCGGATTGACGTTGACGCCGAACAGCCGGTTCCAATCGTTGAGTTCTTCGCGGATCGGCCCAACGATCTCGTCGCGCTTGTCGCAGACCTGCTTTGCAACCTTCTTCGCGGCGAGCCCGAGCGCCACCCAGGTATCCCGCTCGTTGTCGTTGGCGATCCTGCCGGCGACAAGGCCATCCTTCGCCGTGTTGGCGCGGCCGGCCAGTGCTTCGACCTCAGTGATCAGGTCCTTGTGTTCATCGACGAACAGCACTGATACCGGCGGCTTGTTGTGACCCAGGCCGGCGTCGGCGGGGCCGACGATCGAGGGGGCATCAGAAACGCGCATCGGGATTCTCCTTCGGGGTGATGCGAAGCGAGCGCGACTTCACGGCTTGACCGTTCGGGCCAGTCCGCACCGACGTGCGCGCTACAATGTTCCAGTTCGTGGTGAAGCCGGTTTCAGCCGCGCCGAGTGCATGCAGGATCCGGGGGCGCAATTGCTCGATGGCCTTTCCGGACACAGCGTGTGCCTCGCGGGCATCCACAAACCTGCCGGATATTTCGTCCAGCCCTTCGACGGCCGTCAGGTCCTTCCGATCAGGCATGCTGTCGCGGTAGACCTCCGCCACCGAAGCGCCGTCCCGGTTCCAGTCGATTGGAGGCTCCTCGCCGACCTCGACCTTGCGCCAGAACTCGCGGACGTCACGCCGAAGGCGGTTCATGACGCGCGCGCCGGCGTCGAGCGGAATATCGACGATCTGCAGATCAATGCCCCGGCCGATGACCATGACGGCCACGCAAGCCCATGTCGCGCCCGTCAGCGTGGCCTCGACGATCGCCTGAACCGCTATCCAGAGCGGGAGCACGACGTCGCCCGTTTCCGCATCGATCCATTCGCGCCGGAATTTATCCTCAGCGACGGTCTTCACCTGCACGATGCCCTGGCCGAAAATGTCGGGACGGGTCGCGAAGGCGTCCGGTGTAGCGCCGATGCGGGCTTCCGTGTCGCGCCAGTAGGCGTTGTCGCGCCTGTATTCGACCGTCCACTCCGGCCGATCTTCGCGCAGCATCTCGATGACGACCGGTTCCAGCAGGCGCCCGCGGCGCAAGACAGGATTGTCGGCATCGTCGCTCGCCACCCGGCCGGACTTCTCCGCCCAAAGGCCATAGGGCGTCTGGTAGGGGTGAACGCCGAGAAGGGCCCCCGCGACCGATGCCGTCACATCCTGCTTGCGGGCGTCGAGCCAGGTAGCGCGGTCGGCCGGGTGGATGATCTGGACGGTCATGACGACGCCTCGACACCGAGGGCGTCTGCCGCTTCTGCCAACTGGCTATCTGTCAGGGAGGTCTGCCAGTCATCCGCAACGCCGGCCATCATGCCGTATCCAACGGCGTCGAGCCCTACAATTAAGGCAGATCGTCCGGCGCCAATATCGTCGTCGCCATCCGCCATCACGACCTGCAGATCGGCATAAGCCTCACGGCCACGATCGAGCACCGGCTTCAGGTCGGGCAGGGCATCCCAGCCCTGCATTTCGGCGGCTTCGACTAGGTCGCGGATCGCGTCTAGAACTTCACGCGGGCTCATATCGGCATCCCCGCATACGCGGACGCGGCCCAGCTCATGCCAACGATGAGAGCAGCTGTGATCCGATGATGCTCGACAAGCCAATTGCACGCGGCGTTGAGAGCGGCGTCCATCAGGCGGCCTCCGGCGTTTCGACTTCGATGAAGTCTCCGGAGATCGACAGACGGTAGGTTTTGCCGGCCTCAATACCGTCATGCCCGACCATGGCGGCCCGCACGGCGACGAGATTGCCGGCGTCATCATAGGCGCCGAGGCTGATTGCACTCCCCTCGACGGCAGTGGCCGTGCCGTTCGGCCCAGCCGCATGCGCAATTGAATTTTTCCCTTTGACAGAGGCGTGGCCGCGATACCCGGCGGCAGAGGCGTGGCCGCGATACCCGGCGGCAGAGGCGTGGCCGCCAGACCCGGCGGCAGAGGCGTGGCCGCCAGACCCGGCGGCAGAGGCGTGGCCGTAATCCCCGGCGGCAGAGGCGTGGCCGCCAGACCCGGCGGCAGAGGCGTGGCCGTAATCCCCGGCGGCAGAGGCGTGGCCGTAATCCCCGGCGGAGAGGCGTGGCCGCGATACCCGGCGGCAGAGGCGTGGCCGTAATCCCCGGCGGCAGAGGCGTGGCCGCGATACCCGGCGGCAAACTGCCCATTTCCCTGCTTTCGCGCCATTTCCGCAACCCAGGCGACGGCGCGACGGGTCAGGTCGCCGATCGATATGTCGACCTTGATCGACAGAATGCTCGACGCACCCTTGGTGTCACTGTTTTCCTCGCGGGCTATCTCACCTGAAGGCTCGACGATGGCGTAACGACCGGTGGCCGGGCCGTAATACGTGAAGGCATCGAGCGGCATCTCCACCCAATGGAACGCACCATCGCCACACCGGACGACGGGACCGCCGCCGTTGTCGTAGGTCTTGCCGATCTCGTACTGGAAGGATCGCCCTTCCGGCGTGCAGGTCAAGTCGCGGTTGAAGCCCTTGTACGCAACCAATGGCTCAGCTGGAACCTTGGACTTCGAGGTCGTTTTCGCCTTTGCGGCCATGTCGATTGATCCTTCAGTCGGATGGGGAAACAGTTTCAGGCAGCAGCTCGCGCGATGTCCCATCCGGTCAGATTGCCAGCGAGAACCGCATCGAGGTCGGCGAGGAAAGCCGTGCAGCGGGCGACCTTCATGTCGGTCCAGCCCAAGCGATCGGCCTTGGCGACCCACTGACGCATGGCCCAAGCCGCGCCGGAAATCGTCGCGTTCAGTCCGGACCCGAACTCGCGGCAGGTCAGTTTGAACTGCTCGACGTCGGCATCGCCGCGGTTGCGCTTCATGCGCAGGAGGTCGCGGAGGAACACCGGCTTCGTCTGCGGCAGCAGGCTTGGTGTGAGGGCTGAGATCAGGCCGTCGCGGGTAAGGTCGTGGGGCATCGGATGTCTCCTTTGCCTAAAAACTTAAGTGACACTGAAAATTCCGTCAATCCAAAAAATCAGTGCTGCTGAAATTTTCTCAGACGGCGGCAAGCCGAGCCTCGCGCGCGAAGCGCCAGTTCGGAGAGGTTTAAGATTGTGATCAACGTTGAAGACGGCATGAGCCGTAGCGCTAGCTACGGCGCACATGCCGCGCGACATAAACGCTGAAGATTTGAGCTCTACGTTTGAACGTAGAGTGTACCTTTCAACGTAGAGCTATGATGTTTGAAAGTTTATATCTCTGATCCGCGCGAACGCACGACTGCGAGAGCGCGCGCGGGTAAAGCCCGCGCGCTCGGCCGTCAACTGGCCGATGGCAGGAGGGTCAGGCTGTTTTGAGCCTCAGTTGACCTTGAACGCCACCCTGACGAATTGCTTTCTTCATCGCTGCGGGCGGTAGAACTGCGAATATCTCACCAATCCATTCGAGGCGGACATTCTCGATCGGCGCGGCGTTCCAAGAGGTGAGCGTGACGCTGTCTCCGTCGCCTCTCATAATCGTCTTGATGAAGCGCCGGCCGTTGCTTGTCCGGACTGCCGCCTCTTCGCCGTAAAAGGTCGTTAGCGGGCGTTTCTGTTCGCGAAAGACGACAATCGTTGCTCCGTCACGATAAAACGGCAGCATCGAATCGCCGCGAACCTTGAATGCAATTAGGTCGTCATCGAGATCGAAGGGAAGGGAGACCTGGTCCAGGCCCTCGGGCGGAACCTGCTCGAAGTCGGGCTCAACTTCCGCCCCCGCCCCAAGATATCCCATCAAGGGGACCTCGGTTCCAGCAGGTGCGCCGGACACAGCAGGCGGGCCGCTGAGGAGGTCTCCAGCTGTCACGTGAAGAGCTTCTGCAATGGCGTAAAGCGAGGTGTCGGTAAAACCCTGTTTCCCGGTCTCGATCTGGGAAATGGTCGCGGTTGCCACGCCAACGGCTTCCGCTAGTTGTTCCTGCGTCAACCCGCGATGTTTGCGCCATTGGCGAATGTAGTTTTCGCGCCGCGCCGGCTTGGCATTCGTGACCATCCACATTTTCTGCCGCAACGCGCGTGTCAGTACCATTCGCTCTCACTGAAAAATCAGCTTGACTGAAATTCAGTGTGAATGAAGTATGGGGTATGGAAAAGCTCCTCGAATATCTCAACGCTGAACGTGGGCGTCGGCTCGCATTGTCAGCCGCCCTCAACTGTTCGCCGTCTGCCATCTCTATGTGGAAGCAGGTTCCGGCAGAGCGTGTAGGAGAAGTCTCGCGGGCGACCGGCATTCCGCCTCACGATCTGAGGCCCGACATTTTTTCATCGACGCCCATCACGACGGGAGACGCGGCATGAGTGCGTCAGTCTCGGGCCAAGCCGCCCTGCGGGTTCTTCAGCATCGCATAGAGGTTGCGCAGAAGCTTCGCGACCTCAGCCTTCTCGTCTTCCATGGCCGCCAGCATTTCGGAATCAAGCCCGTGCTCTCGGATGATTTCGTCGCTCGCAAGGTCGGCTATCAAACCCGCGTTCTGGGTAGCGACGAATTCCATGGCGTCAAACCATTCAGAGGCGCGCTCGGGCTCACCGGGTCGAAAGCTGTCGATCAGGGCGCAAAGCATGGTTTGCACGGCGCGCGCAGTGCATCGCTCCTGCCAGATCAGGCGGTAAGCGACCGCCAGTTCAGTTTCGAGCGCGCCAACGCGCGCCTCGATGCTCTCCAGATCAGCCATGACGTTTCCCTCCGATTCTTCCGTTCGCACCGGGAGATTATCACGAGGGCCGCATCATGAGCTTTTCGGCGCGCCAGCTGTTCCCGCGCGCCCGCCGGCTGACCACCGGCATGGTGGCCCACGTGCATGTCGTGGGCCACCTCCTTTCATCCGTCTGCGCATCGCGTCTCTCCAGTTCCGTCGCTGGAATGGAGAATGGCGATGTTCGGTTCGGAAATCTCGGAATCGCGTTCGGAGAACTCCGAATTTTGTTCGGAGGCTTCGGAGCGGGGCGGGCGCATCATGTCTAGCGTAGCGCTCGCCCAACAACACAGCCGCGAGTTGGGCAAGATGCTCGCGCCGCACCAGGGATGGAAGGGGCAGGTGTCGGCCATCCACCGTGCAATCACGAGCCCGGAGTTTGAGTGGCGGCTCGAAACCTTGACGTGGAACCGTGTGAAGTCTTGGCTGTTCGCCGAAGCGCGGCGCGTCGATTACGAGGAAATGCGCGCGCTCAAAGAGTTGCGCGCGGGACAGGAGGCACGACGTGCCAGGCTTAAACTCGCCGCCACGGCCAACCTTCTGGCAGCGCATCTTGCCGCGGAAGGCGCGCCGCTGGATAGCCACCAAGTGCGTGCTCTCAGCCGCATCGCTGGCACTCTGGGTGTATCCGGAGTTGCCGAATGACCCGCTGGAAGGATCTGAGCCCAACGGAGAAGCGCTCCGCCGTCAAGGACGGGATTCTCGCCGGTAAGAGTTTTGGCGAAATAGCCTCTGAGCTCGGAGCGATATCGCGCTCCGCAATCGCCGGTGTCGTCAAGAAATTGCGGGACGAAGGCGAGCTTCCACCGCCGGCGCCAAGAGAAAAGACCGGGGCGGCCGGCGGCGCGATATCGCGCAAGAGCCGCGCAAAGTTGAGGGCGGGCGCTCGGTCCGCCGCCGCGCCCACAACGTCAAAGGTCAGACGGACGCGGCCTGAGATGATCGTCCTGCCGGCCAACGCGCCGCGGACAGCAATAGCCGCCATGGTCGACGCCTATATCGCCGTCAACGGCGTCCGGCGCTTCGAAAGAGGCGTCGCCGACGATCTCGAATATCTGCGCGGATACCTCGCCCGGCACGGCTTCGAGGTCTCCTACATCCAGCGCGGCAGATATCCCTATCTGGTTCGTGGCCGCAGCGGACGGCCTCAATCCTTCGATCGCCCCGGCCTGTTCGCCTTCGTGGACGAGCTTCGCCTGGCAGAAGGTCGTGAACCCTTCCTCCCAAGAAAGGACAACGCCGATGGCGCGCGTGCTTGAAGGCAGAAACCGTGCGACCGCCGACGAGGCGGCCAGCTTCGTCGATGAGTTCGACCGACTGGAACAGGAGCGGGAGCGCAAGCTCGACGAGCTCGACGCCGAGTTCAAGGCCAAGAAGCGGGACGTCAACGCCAAGATCAATGCCGATCAGAAGTCCATTCTGACGGATGCCAAGAAGGTCGGGGTGAAGAAGGGCGTCATCCGGGCGCTCGCCGATCCGCAGAAGCGCCGGCGCAAGGCGATGGAGCAGCTGGAGCGGGCCAACGAGCGCGCCGATGACGCGATCGAAGCGCTCGAGACCGAGGATCAGGACTTCGCGAGAGACATCCGGCAGGCCCTCGGCGAGGACTTCGCCGGTCTTCCGCTCGGGCAGGCGGCCGTGGAGCGAGAGGAGAAGCCGGAGAGCGGAATCGATCCGGTGGCAGCAGCTGCAGAGAAAGCATGGAAGGACGCCGAGCCGAAGAAGGGCAAGGCGGCCAAACACTGAAATTCCAGGCGAAAACCTCCGAGGACAACGGTGCGACTGCGCCGGGCACGAAACTCAAAGGCCCGGCCGACTGCATGGCGGGAGAGGTGAGTAGGGTTGTCGCTGACCGATGCAGCGACTGCAACGTCTGAGCAATGGACGCGACAGCTCGGAGAGACGGCACCTCAACGAGGATACTGAGATGCTCATCCTTGGACTTGATATCGCGACCAGCACGGGCGTGTGCTGGATGGACACCGCATTGCTACCATCGAAATGGCGCTGCCTCGCCATCGATGCCGAAGGCGAGTTTCAGGAAGACAAGACCGGCGACCTCGCGCTTTACCTGAAAACCGAGTTCGCGGGCATGCGACCCGACTTCGTCGCCATAGAAATGCCCCGCCGCGACGTGGCGGCCTATCCGAAGAACATCTTCGACCCGAAAACCGGCAAGACGAAACAGATATGGACGGTGAATCCCGATCAGCTGCTTCTTCCCGCGCTGGTGGCTGGCGCGACCGCGGCTTGCGATCTGGCTGGTATTCCATGGGGCCTGATCTCGTCGCGGACATGGCGCGCGGCCTACTATGGAAAGGGTTACAAGCCGTCGGGTGACGATTGGAAGGCCGCCGCCGTCGATGCCGCGACCTTTCAGGGCATCGTTCTGCCTCTCGAAAAGAAGGCCCAGCGGGACGCGGCGGAGGCGGTCGGGATCGCCTCATGCTGGATGAAGTGCACGCAGATCGCTGAACGCCATCAGAAGGTCTTCACGACACTGCGCCTCGGCGTCGGGAGGGTTGCCGCATGACTCCCCGGCCATCGAACGGCCGGATGCGGCCAAATCACTCTCTCGGCGCGGCGTTCTTCATCGGCGTGGTCATATCGGCCTTTGCCGTCATCGTCTTCATCACGCTCGGCGGCGCCCAGCCATGAACCTGATCGTCCATTCGCCTTCGGCCCGGGTAGCGATGCAGATCGGCATCGCGGCGACGATCTCGGGAGCCAATGTCGAACTTCAACCGACTGCGGCCGATCTCACATCCCGGCTTTACCGTGATGGCGACGCCATCGGTCTCTATTTCAGGGAAGGCTGGACCGATTCGGTGGAAACCGCGCGCGGGATGCGTGAAGCCGGCGTTCTCAACCTGCTGTTCTGTGTCGTTGATCAGCACGAGCGGGATGAAAGCGCTAAGGCGATGGCGCGCGCGCGCATTCTCAATGCCGGAGCGGACGACGTTCAGACCTGGCCGGTCGACCCGAAGGAGATCGCCAGCCGCCTCCACGCACTGAAGCGCAGGACGCGGGTGCCGGCGGATCACATGTTCATTCCCCCGGCCGCCATGTTCGATCCGGTCAACCAGAAGGTGATGGGGAACGGCCATGTCGTTCACCTGACGGCCAAGGAAAGTGCGCTGCTGGAAATCCTGGCATCCCGCTCGGGCGCCTGCCTCAGCAAGGCCGTGTGCATGTCCGCCATCTACGGTGGACGAGACGAGCCGGAACTGAAGATCATCGACGTTTTCCTCTGCAAGCTCCGCAAGAAGCTCAAGCCCGTTTGCGGCGAGCATGACCTGATTGAAACGGTCTGGGGACAGGGGCTGCGCTTCAGGGAATGGAGCGACGTCGCATGAGCGAGGATCGACCATTTCGCTGCGTGCTCGCCCAGTGCATCCGCGATGCCCGTCTCGGCAAGACGAGCTTCACGTGGAGCGCCATGGGGCCAGAGGGGCAAGAGGAGCTTCGTCGCGAAGCCGACAGGGCGATCCGGCTGCTTGAAATGCATGGTGTTCGTCTTGCCCGTGTCGGTGAGCCTGAGCCGGGTCAGCCGGTCCCGTCCGCACCGGTGATTTATCAGGACAAGATCGTCGGCCGGAACGCCGAGCGCCAGTTGCGGCGCGGTGCCGACGACAAGTGGGAGGTGACGAAGGTCGAAGTTGGCCAGACGACCGTGCAACTGACCTTCTCCCTGATGCAGGCCTACGAAATGGCCGGCCGGGCATTGCAGGGCGACCGCGCGGTCGCGAGCGCGCCCGGCATCCTCACGACACTCGCCGCCGCGCTCGAAATCCACCGCTGCCATGCGGTGGCGATGGAGCCGGCATGACCGGCCCGCTCGCAACCTTCGGGCAAGACTGGTCCGATCTCGTCGATGATCTGGCAGATCAGCAGGTCGCCTTGTTGCGACGCGTCGCCCGCGAACTTGATCACGACACTGCAGCCATGCGCGCTGTCGAAGGCGCGCGCGACTGGCGCGATCTCCAGAACACAGGTGACAGATATGCAGATCGCTAGCGCGGAAATCGAATTCCGCCATTTTCATTTCTTCTGCGGCCTCGGTGGCGGCAAGAAGGGCTTCAACAAGGGCTCCGCGCGCGTTGGCAACCTGCGCGCCCGCTTCCGGTGTATCGGCGGGATCGACAACGATCCGGCGGCGATCCGTGACTTCGATCGCGCCGGCCCTGGCAAGGGCACGGTGCTTGATCTCTTCAGTCGCGAGCAGTTCATCGCCTTTCACGGTCACGAGCCGCCAGCCGGATGGCGGCTGGCCGGCGTGGACGACGTTCGGCGCGCCGCGAACGGCGAGCGACCACACATCATCTTCCTGTCCGCGCCCTGCAAGGGGTTCTCCGGGCTTCTTCCAGAGAAGTCGAGCGCGTCGGCGAAATACCAGGCGCTTAATGGCCTGACGGTGCGCGGCGTCATGCTGATGCTCGAA encodes:
- a CDS encoding recombinase RecT, producing MNAVVEAKGPREIDVVRHQFDQMGDQFKAVLPAHIPVERFARVVMTAIQNNPQLLQAPRKELFNASMKAAQDGLLPDGREGALVLRKSKNSFSITWQPMIAGVRKKARNSGEISTWDAHVVYANDFFQFQLGDAPQINHTYDLKQDRGEPVGAYSVCVLKDGSKSYEVMSTSEINAIRDRSDGWKAFKGGYVKSTPWSTDWAEMARKTVAKRHSKVLPMSTDLDDLIRRDDELYDMKGAKDEAQERRPKSLADRLDQIADETDADPDTGEVIEHESEPSAPSGSDRGRSSSEDSAAGKPPSDISSSPDGGDPISEARRRGAEAREKGMSRKALPKEYRSDERLMSAYLDGFDTGEAEDREPGADEEE
- a CDS encoding YqaJ viral recombinase family protein yields the protein MTVQIIHPADRATWLDARKQDVTASVAGALLGVHPYQTPYGLWAEKSGRVASDDADNPVLRRGRLLEPVVIEMLREDRPEWTVEYRRDNAYWRDTEARIGATPDAFATRPDIFGQGIVQVKTVAEDKFRREWIDAETGDVVLPLWIAVQAIVEATLTGATWACVAVMVIGRGIDLQIVDIPLDAGARVMNRLRRDVREFWRKVEVGEEPPIDWNRDGASVAEVYRDSMPDRKDLTAVEGLDEISGRFVDAREAHAVSGKAIEQLRPRILHALGAAETGFTTNWNIVARTSVRTGPNGQAVKSRSLRITPKENPDARF
- a CDS encoding helix-turn-helix domain-containing protein gives rise to the protein MVLTRALRQKMWMVTNAKPARRENYIRQWRKHRGLTQEQLAEAVGVATATISQIETGKQGFTDTSLYAIAEALHVTAGDLLSGPPAVSGAPAGTEVPLMGYLGAGAEVEPDFEQVPPEGLDQVSLPFDLDDDLIAFKVRGDSMLPFYRDGATIVVFREQKRPLTTFYGEEAAVRTSNGRRFIKTIMRGDGDSVTLTSWNAAPIENVRLEWIGEIFAVLPPAAMKKAIRQGGVQGQLRLKTA
- a CDS encoding helix-turn-helix domain-containing protein produces the protein MWKQVPAERVGEVSRATGIPPHDLRPDIFSSTPITTGDAA
- a CDS encoding response regulator transcription factor, whose protein sequence is MNLIVHSPSARVAMQIGIAATISGANVELQPTAADLTSRLYRDGDAIGLYFREGWTDSVETARGMREAGVLNLLFCVVDQHERDESAKAMARARILNAGADDVQTWPVDPKEIASRLHALKRRTRVPADHMFIPPAAMFDPVNQKVMGNGHVVHLTAKESALLEILASRSGACLSKAVCMSAIYGGRDEPELKIIDVFLCKLRKKLKPVCGEHDLIETVWGQGLRFREWSDVA